From the genome of Labrus mixtus chromosome 17, fLabMix1.1, whole genome shotgun sequence:
CACTTTCAGTGTCCACTATGAGGCCTTggggtgttttgttttgcaagATTTACAGTCTGCACAAAACCTGAATCGAGTGTCTGATTTCCtgttttgcagtaaaaaaaaaaaatactgtgctGAAAAAACGAGATCCCCTGCTCCAGTGCCGGCTGAGACATGGACGCATACAAGCTGATGAAGGATCTGAGGCTGAACTATGAGCAGGAAGTTCATTACCTCCCCAAGGAGGCGGGACTGAGCCTCATTGAATCCACAACACAGGTGAGAGAATTACAACATTATCACCCTCATCCAGTCTCCAAATTAGTTGTTTTAGTTTGCAAATGACCCTTAAATCCATTAAGcacatttattataaaatgCCATATATATCCCAAGTCTGTCATGCTTTTCTAGCAGGCTAAGCATTTCTTCCAATAACCTCGGCCAATAGTAACCATCAGTGTTGTGACTGATAAACCAGGTGATTGAACATCATGTCTTTGCTTTGCAGGATGACAGTCGAATCTCGGCTAAGTGCAGAGATGCCAAAGTGGAGGACCTATGGAGTCTCACAAGCTTCTTCGGTTATAGCACGCAGACCTTCGTCCTGGCTGTTAACCTGCTGGACAGATTCCTGGCCATGATGAGGGTATGAAATGCACACACCTAGTGGGACCAGACATAGGACAGCTCGTGTTTTTAAAGTTCTGCTGCCTGAAACCTCTGCACCGTCAATTTTCAGCAATATGGAagaaaacaagtgaataaataaataagattcACGTTCTTAAACAGTTTCTTGCTCATGTATCCACCTCAGATCCAGCCAAAGCACCTCTCATGCGTCAGTCTCAGCTGCCTCCAAATGGCGGCCAAAGTGACGGAGGAGGAGTGCAACGTGACGCCAAGTGATGAGCTCATCCGCATCGGACAGTGCAGGTTCACTGTGTCCGACCTCAGCCGCATGGAGAAGATCGTCTCGGAGAAGCTCAACTTCAAATCCAAAGCCATCACTGCCTTAACCTTCCTACACCTGTACCACCAGATCACTCTTTCACACTGCACAGAAAGGTAAGACCAAGACACACAGGAAATAGAGTTCTCTAAATCATCCATTTTTTTGATTTGGCCTTAAAGTCAGTGAACTTTATTTAATCTGCATCAAGGTTTGACAACTGTCCCAACAGCTGCCCCTGTTGAAGCACATTTTGGTTTAATTTCACATCCCTGAGTGTTTACATAAAATACCATTCAGAATTCGGGTTGGTGTGCAAACAGAACGATTTTCCCAGGGTTTGATTGGAGGAGCTCCTGCGCCCTGCTGCTTGTTTGTCACAGTAGCTCCACCTGATGTAGGGCAGCAGTCAGCTATCAGCCAACTGTGTCTGAGTGAGATAAGATTTGGCCTGGCATAGATCTCTCACACTTGTGTAACCCTGGCACAGTGTGTTGTTTTGATAATGCTTAGCTGATGTTTAGTTCCAAACTTTACACATACAGGTTATGTCACAGCTTTTAGCCGTCTCAAAAATCCTTAAACAAGAAAACGGTTTCTTATTTCTATACGTAAACAGTCTTGAAAATACGTCTGCTTGTCTGAGAACTCAcctgaacatgtttgtgtttttctgtgtgaacAGGAAAGAGACTCTAAACCTGGAGAAGCTGGAGGCTCAGCTCAAAGCATGTCTGTGCAGAATCTCCTTCTCTAAAGCAAAGGTAAGAATTCAGTGCATGTCTCAAAGGTCACACTGGATTAGAGCTGCTCGGCAGTCTAATGACACGCTCGGAAATTAGTTTTGTTATGTCATTGTTTAAAAACTGCACAGAGGCTGTGGTAAAATGTTAAACCTGTATTTGTTTGTGCCACCCTtaacctctgtctgtctgcttgtccATCCAGCCGTCCGTCCTCGCCCTGTCTCTCCTGAGGCAGGAGACCGAAGCGGGCCAGTCTGAGGACATGTTGGAGATAGCCTATCACATCCAAAGACACCTCAAGGTAAACACtccatgtttttataacaacaacacaaccagGTAGGGAGAGTCACAGCTGGTGAATCCTGatggaataaaaagaaagattcCTTTTCCCATAACTGAGGCgaccacagcagctcagaggGAATCGATTTCAGAGGaaatacaatgttttaaaagtttgtttccCAGGACTAAGTGGTGTCATGAATATCTATTATTACTGTTGGTATCAGCATCAGCAGTGACCACAAATATTTTAGGGAATACAAGATCATTTACACGACAAACAATTTCATAAGCATGCAACGTACAAATAGGTGTGGTCACATTTTGACTAGCAGCAGCCACAGCTGTTTATTCTTAGGCCGGCTCAGGttcaaaaattattttttttaaattgacggCCGTGGTTATGTAACCTGCTGCCGTGTTGTGACGGCTAAAAGCGACACACAAACGCCAGACTTTTAAAGGTCTACGTTCACGGTGGGATTTGGGAAATCTGCAAAAAGTTTGTCCTTAAAATGACGTTTTTCCACAAATCACTATCCACTATACCACTATTTATCTGTTTCCCTTAAAGTATGTCTTTCAAGATTACTTGCATTTTCCCTTTAATTTTTAacctaaaataataatactggATTAGTTTTTTTCTGATAGAGGTATTGAAGGTTCTTAACACAGGGACATTTGTTGACAGTGCTGACACAGGGATATTTTGGTCCCCGGGTGTTTGTCTTTCAAACCCTCCCAGCCACCGACACTTGACCCCTCAGGTGTTACATGACCAGCTGATCAGGTTTCAGAACAAACCTACAGACGCTGTTTTAACCTGGTTTCACTTCACCTCATGACCTGGAAAAAGAAACCAGGTCTTCGTTTACAGGAACATAGTGTGTTAAGTAACTAGGTTATTTTAAATACACTATCAGTCAGTGTACAGGGCAGGGGGCCAAGCGGCTAAACTGAACGCCTGTGTGCTTTGGTTTCAGATTGCAGACAGTGAACTGCTGCTATGGAGTGAACGTGTGGCCCGCTGTCTACTGGACTACGCGTCCCCTGAATGCAGCAAACCCAACCACAAGAAGCTGCAGTGGATCGTCTCGCGGCGGACCGCCCAGAACCTGCACAGCTACCGCAGCGTCCCTGAACTGCCCACCATCCCCGAGGGCTGCTGGGATGAGAGCGAGAGGTCAGTCCTCAAAATTCACCTGAACAAGATGCTTACACTGTCGAGCCTAATACACACTGTAGCAAAAAACCAACACTGTCAGAACCCCATTCACACATTCAGTGAGATAATGACATGCTTAGACCCTCATGCGAGCTAGCTGAGCGAGCTATTAACACGATCTCCCCGAAGAAGATTCTGAAACTGTCCAAACCCTTAACACACCTGAACAAGATACTCATTCTGTCAAGAAGGTAAACACCCTGAAGCTAGATACAAGTAGTCTAGACCCTTGTAAACACCAGAACAAAATACTTTAAAGATGGACACTTAgactggaaaataaataaaagcaagtGCTAAAAATGCTACATTCCAGTCAAACTTAAAAAGTACCAAGTGAGAATAAAATAAGACGATACAACAAACATATTAAGGGTTTTCTGATGTACCAAAATGATGTATGACTAAACATTCAGAGCAGAAGTTTTCGATAGTGTTGCTGCAGACTCCCTTCAGTCCGAGCTCAGAGTTCTGTACTCATAAAACATAAAGTTCAACAATTGGACCTTGAGTTGTGTTGGATTCAGTTTCCTTCTCACTCAGATGTCAGATTGCCTTCATGTGACATCATGTGACGGCTCACAGTATGTACAATCTGCTGTAAATTCCAAAAAACTCCTAACAAGAGAGGCATTAAAGATTACAAGGAACCAGACACGCCCGCTGTGTtgccacataaacacacacacacctaatgtttctgtttgtaacATCAACACCACTCTGACAAACACGGTGCATTGTGTAAAATCACTTTTTAGTACAAACACCAACATATTGAGATTGTTACCAAGGTGGAAATGTCCCTCAGTTCACTACGATTTACAGAGAACAAGCCTGAGGCAACACACAAGTTCCCTTTATGTTGTAAGTACACGTCACGTACAGACAGACGTCTCAGCTTGTCAGGGCCTCTCATATCTCCTAGCACTGTATGTATGTTATGATGGGAGGGCGTGCGAGCCTCCAGTCACGTCCCACTGACACAGAACATTTCCATGATGTCACAGGAGGCCAGAGTGCGTTGACTTTATGTAACTTTCTGGAGTTGTTGTGCgaggagaaaagacagaagCAGACGTGATACTTTTCCAGCTGATTCGAGTAAACAGAATCGAAAGCTCTGAAACATTGCTCATTGTGAAAcctttgtttatgtttatatgCTTTTATATGAAGTTAAAGACCTCCCGTGACGTCCAGAAtcagcagatttttttaacaGACAGCTGAGTCAGACTTTAACTGCCATGCGTCAGGATGTGAGATCAGCTGTTAGCAGACGGTTAATGTGTGTTATTGACATGATTTCTCTGCACTCTTGTACTCTTATTCTTGTCATATCAGGAATCTCTCGGCCCCAGTGTGACAAATGTTAACAAGCTCAGTAACtgtattttatacatttaaagcTTTATATCATTTGAAATAAGGAACCACATGTGTCACAAAAAGACAGCCAGTCATTAAAGCACAAACTTATTTTAGGACACGTTGAAGCCTTGAACATTTTTACCAAAACCATggcacttttatttttaaattcagtgaaatatttacttttataaAACACTTTGGCATCAAACTCCAGTGTAGTAACCGTGTGTCTCTGGTTGTGTTTCCACAGTGAGGATTCATGTGAGGACGTGATGAGTTCAGGCGAGGAGTCCCTCAGCAGCTCTCCGGGCAGCGACACCGAAGGACCCTACTTCCCCCTGTACCTCCGCCGCCAAAAACACCGCCAACACCTCCACGCCTGAAGCCTCTGCTGCCACCATGTGCCTCACCACCTCCACCCTCTCACTTctttaccttaaaaaaaaaaaaccctgtcctttttaaattattctttTAATTCGCTCTGGTGCTGCTGGTGGGGAATTGCACAAAACAACCAACAGCtgagcagcccccccccccgggaCTCTTCCTggtagatttagattttttagtTTGTAGACGTGTCGGTGCATGTTGAGATGTCACATTCCACGACGACCATTAGATAAAAATTCAGTTGACTTGGCTGCGGCGTCAGGTCTTCACGGTGCAGAGTGGAGTCAGATATGAGGAAACTCTCAAGACTCCGATGTGAGATCAGAAACGGTTCTTGTtgtcaacaagaaaaaaaaaaaaggctaaaatgtgattatttatcAGAATGTTTTTGACTGTTATTAATCTTAAGACTGTTTTTAGTAAGAGTGAGGAGGAGTTCTTTTCTGATGCACAGAACACgagagcagctgtggtcatgTATCGTGGCCTGTTATTCTTGGTTAATGACTCCAGTGTGATCTAGACTTCATTAGTCTGCACGGGACCTGCATAAattctagactccatcaggtcTTGTGGGGTCTCTTGACCTATGTTTTTGGTCTTTAATACCCAgggaacatttcaaaatgaaaccttGCTTTTGTTAAGAACACACATATTCTGAGAGGGAGATGCATCTCTAGAGATGACTGATCACAGCTGctctcttcttttaaaaaaagattcatttgCACAGTTCTCTTTTCAACTCATTTCAAGTGTTAAATGGGCAGACTGGAGGTTTGAGTCTGAAGGGAATCAAAGATCAAGGCAGCCCTTTCAAAGTGCCTTGCTTAAAGGCAGTGAAGACAGAGCCGAGACCTTTCCCCTCAGATTCAAACCCTGCTCACACCGCGGGGTGTTCAGATatacaaaatatttaacaagtgtgtgtttgtggatgtgtgtgtgtatgtatgactCTGGTTATAAAAGTCAAAGTTGCCAACTTTAGGATgtagcgtaaaaaaaaaagaaaaagttctgTTCGGAGAGGATGTTGTTCTGAAAGAAATAATGCTAACTGTGtcaaaaaaagctaaaaaagctaaaaatgttaatataaaaacatgtaaaactgtAAATGATGTACACAAAAATCTGTTAATAGTTCTCTGTAGATATTAagttatttattctgtttttgtcaCCTGTACTGAAACCagaaaatctgataaaaatattgttttttaaaatgctttgtctttgctctttttcttcaccatgcttgaaaaaaaaaacacccagctGCTTGGATAATAAATCATGTATTCACCTTTATTATTTTGGATAAGTTATGGGTCTGATGTTTTAAGGCCCCCCTtaagtcagaattctgactcTGAAACTCAGAGCAACTTGGGTAGTCAGAAAGGAAATCCAAGATGGCCGTTACGTGCATCAACAGTACCATTTAAGCTGTAactattttgtttatttgcacatgttgcaatgttatttttttacgtGCAAACTATCATAGTGTGATGTCAACATCAGGTATTAGTTAACAAAGCAAAGGTAaccctggaggcgtccatgttacTTGTCTAACCTGCAACTGGAACGTCGTCAactgtgacgtcattcccagcgTCGAGATCCAATAAAACTGATCACAGCTTTCTTTAAGTCATAAGTGAGAACTCAGGTTGTCTTGAGTTTCAACTTTATTGAGAAAATCAGTTGTGTGTATAAAAAAGCAGATATAGAAAATAATTTCTCAGTGAGTGAGGTGTACTTTCATTTATCAGTTAAACACAATCTAACCATTTCTGAGAAACAGAACAGGGGcctgtttctgaaagaaggttcaacaaaccctcagtctaaccatgagctctgagttgatttactctcaggtggtaaactctgagttttcagttccagatcagcagatttgaattagttaaatcaactctgagcaggtccactcggtgttcagcgcgtgcaccaCGACGataaaagccaacatgaatggagccccgattcaccatggcaacaggttaCAAAAAAGAGATCCTTCTACTTTAACCTTAACCACCTCGAAATATATCAATATCTTCACGTGGCCATAGGCTACGGCGAATATGAATAGGTTTTaagatgggggggaaaaaaaagtaaaactgctgcaagcggcaaaggagagaaaagtggtgtaagagaaaacagccGCGTCAGCGCGTAATgaagtctattaatttaatatttaatcagaattataatattgcaggtcaaaactgatggaatggtaggctattaaacctatacaatttattttcattaagatgtaatccagcagaagaaaatcgacttttaaacagctcaaaatgaaatataataacataataggCTCAAAGATTtatagttaacttcattcagtttatttgaatgtgcattaactttatcctcaacataaagctgtattcacacacacaggctaaatATCATCTCACCTTTATCCCATTTAGTTTATTAATTAACCCTAATTAAAATAACATCTCCCAACGTAAATGTAGGCTAATTCCCTACGGAGTAATGTAGCCCCTTCATACCGAGGATCGACTAAAAGACACCATGTTCgataaaatagtttgttttatacGCTATAGTAGGCTATTGCCACCCTAAcatatattaaaacaacctggatttttattcagacaaacggtgaatcttcactaacacggcgtgatacggactgaatgaaagaatgaggaaatgaaacagcgtttctggctctgaaagagggaggagacctAGAGAAACTCAGGGTTCACTGAAAaaaacctgctcccgaccaggttaggttcacagactcagttaccatagtaactgactcagaggtaaagtaaACTCACCCTCTGaaacgggctggagttacccctcttcCTCGGGTTTGAGTGATCTCCTCTTCTGAAACGgaatacccagagtttccctcatttcagggttaactgactcagagtttacacaaaaccttctttcagaaacgggccccaggTGAAGGGAAGCAACAtccacacatacatatacacacacaaaccagaaAATAGGTTCATACTGATTTAAGCAATTCATTTTTCTGAATACAGAAATTCCTTTCATTGTGTTATTTACTTCGAGAAATTTGACATGAAAACGTATTTCCATCGTTTGATTTACTGAAGCATATCAGGTTATTGTTGGACAACAGCCTGGTTCACAATCATCTGACTCAAACATCTCCAGTTTACCACAGCAGAAAGAAGGTAGACTGACTGTTTCAAggccccccacacggccgttttggacacccctgggTTTGCCAAGCTTTACGGCAAACCAGCAGGTGTTGCGGTGtttaagacgcacttttaatacccgttttttcattgaaaaagtgcactgcgtcttatacacctgTGTGACCAATATATCGGtataaaaagcacaaacacacgccGCAATATTTACCATGAGTGCAGCCCATCAAAGCGACACAGACCAGTTTGGCTGTGTGActctttaacatgttttctccttcattaAGTCATaatcatgtacagtatataaagaATACAGTGGTGTATTGTTCcctaaataaaccttgtggagcaTCCATATATCTTTAACTCCTAAACACCTCACATGTTTGATGTTATCAGGGCAGTCTTGATGAGTCTGCATGCTGTTTGGTGAACTGAAAAGCCCTCTCATGACCAGATAATCTCAGCCTGATGTCAGTACAGCCCGAGGTCCCACACCGGATTTCTACACCCGACAAACAGTAAGGGGGATGAAACAGATTTAAATCCACCCAAAACTCTTGAAGTCTGAGCTCGGCTTACTGTAATGTTCTCTCATTACcaagaactgaaaaaaaacaacaactcctgAGCAGTTCCTTCTTTAATGCtagtctagttttttttttttttttacattctttagTGACTGCTTTTCTATCTTTACATTGATTTGAAAGCTCCTCTGTCCTTTTAGGTGTTAAAATTTCCAGCTGTGTCCCTGTTTGAGTTCCTGCTGAACTCCAGTCCATTTATCCTTTCCACACTTCTAACTTTACGATAGTAACAGTGTTGTGAATGTTAAACAGAAATCGTGGAAACATCAGCGCACACATTCAGGGTATCACCATAACACACAGGAGACACGAccacaaaacaaaagataataAATTTGTCTGAATCCTACCAAACCAGTATGCAGTCAGTCCTTTTCAGCCTCCAGATGTTCTTCATCATGTGATTCTTTCAAACATGAAGACCTCCAGGTTAATATCCAGTGTGCAAGTTCAGGTTGTCAGGTACAATCCCAGTGAAGAAAACCATCATACATCCATTTTATAGGCGGCTGAAGACCGCTGACACCAGGAATCAAACCTTCCTTGACCTGCAATCGAACAACAAGTATTCCAAACGAAAATAAACTCCACCACTGAATCAGAATCCCATCcgagacttcttcttctttggttgcGACGCCTGCGAAGGCCCCAGTCGCCCCTGTGAACTCTGGGAGAAGGTCCGAGACTGGGACCAGGCGGAGGAATCCTGAGACAAGTTCGCCCTGAAGCTCtgctgagagagaaactggGAGCCGTGGAgctgaaaggaggaggaggctacAGGTGGAGGAGCGGGGTGCAGGCTGCTCCCCTCATCTAGGTAGAAACTATCATGCTGCGAGGGCtcaatctggaaaaaaaacgcAGAAATTTATTACAGTGTAACAGTGTGTAAAACAACACACTGGGTCAATGATATTATGCTGTTGTGTGATTTAGTGAAGAGTACAAAGATGTAGAGTGGTGGAGTGCTGCAGTGACATCTCAGTGTAACAAGGGGTTAAATTGTTTCATTCACATAATGCATACAGAATATTTTATGGGTAAATTGCATGAAGCCGTTCGTTTGAAACTATTAGTTGTGGTCTACATTACACAACCTAGATTAGTTCAGAGTAATAAATCCCGAGATAGTGACTCATCTGTGAggcagtgaaaaaacaaaaaacaacgtTCTGCCTTACCTGTGGTGCAAACAGAGATTTGAGGACATCCTCTGCTGGACGTTTGTTCTTCCTCTGACTGGTTGGTGTGGAGTTCAGTCTTGATTTCTGGGGTTGGTTGACAGTGAGGATGCGGGAGCTTCTTGGAGTCCGCTGCTCATCTGGTTTCTCTCTGACACTTTGAGGTGTAGCAGGAACTGGACCATCAGTTTGTGAGATGGAGTTCAGTCTTGGTGTCTGGGGTTGGGTGAGGGCGAGGGAGCTTCTGGGAGTCTGCTGCTCATCTGGTTTCTCTCTGACACTTTGAGGTGTAGCAGGAACTGGATCGTCAGTTTGCCAGGTGGAGTTCAGTCTTGGTGTCTGGGGTTGGGTGAGGGAGCTTCTGGGAGTCTGCTGCTCATCTGGTTTATCTCTGAAACTTTGAGGTGTACCAGGATCCGGACCGTCATTTTGCATTATGGAGGGTGTTGTGGCTTTTGGTGTTCCACTCTCCTCAATTCCCTCTGACTGGGCATAGATGGACTCTGGTTCTGATAAAGCTTCCTGACTTGTCGCATAGGCCCAGCCCTGCGAATCAGAGAAGTCTGAGAGCTCTGCCTGGTAGCTCATAGACGAGGCGAAGCTCCCAGACAGATCCATGCGTTGCCCTGAAGCTCTCCTCGCCGCCTTttccgtcctcctcttcctcctcagatcTGCCACCTTCTTCTCCCTGTTGAGCCCCAAATTGTCCTCCCACCAGGCCCGCCACGCCTCCTCGCCCTGCCAGGAGAGTGTCAggcgctggctcagctgatccatGTAGGTGTCTGTGTCCACCGGGTCAGGAACCGGTTTTATGTCAGGAGCCGTGATGGAGTCTGAGACGGCGCTGTGAACCAGCAGTGAGCGTCTGGACATGCACGCCCTAAGATCTCGCCTCAGGCTCTGAATGcgctcttcttctgcagaatcTCTCTCTCGATTATCTGGCGGTTGGAGGAGGCCTTCGACTGGGACTGTTAAGTGCTGGCGGCAGTGTGAACGGGGCTTCTTTTCACGATTCTTTTGCACCAATTTCATGAGCCAATGTTTCCATTTGGCAAGAGCGTTGTCACTGAGCTTTACCCGAGTCTGACCATCACCACTTAAGCTGCTCGAGCTGACTGTTTCCGTGATGCTTTCAGGCTTCTCCAGATTATTTTCACCAATGTTTCCTTCTTCGGCCTCCTTATCAAACCCATTTCTTTGATCTGGCTCCGGTTCATCATTGACAACACCCTGCAGCTTCAACCGCATCAGTTTTCGATTTCTCCGCCCTCCTGACACTGAATCCTCAGAAGAAGAATCAGAGGattcttgttgttttctctctggtGTTTCGTTTACAAACATGTTCACAATTGCAGCCTGAGTCGGCTCAATTACATCCTCATCGCTCGACGTTTCCGACACGACCAGCTTAgaacctgctgctgtttttctccCTGGTGTTGCGGCCTCCTTTAGAGGTTGTTGTGGGAGTTTGTTGGATAAAGGTTTGtcctctgctgctggaggtgaAGACATGTCTGGCTGCTCTGGCTCGAGGATCTGATAGAAAATATCTCCTGCTTCTGTAAGCTGTATGATACAAAGGCGCTCTTCAGCACCtgcttcttttcctcctttcatCTGGATACAAGTCAGacctgcaaacaaaacaaaaatccgCCACATCATATATGTGCGTTTCTTTCTTCAATCAGGCCATGTTTCAGGGAAATTTCTGGTGACTCTTTAAACCTAGGCCACATTTAAGCCTTGTTTTTGGGTCTAAATGACAAATAAGTACAAAAAGTTTTGGCATTGTTCAGTGAATAGCTTCAGGCGGCTGCTGCAGGATAGGCTGTAATGGCCACAAAGATCAGGGGCAAAAGTGGAAAATCAGACCAATTACAAGCTCAAAAACAGTTAATTATGCAGAACATGGGAGTTGCTGCCTCGATATTACCCGTTTTATAAATTGGGGCGGCTGAgtagtgtctctctctctctctcataaacAAACACTGGAACACAAACCTGCTGCAGGCGATGACAATCTGTTGGTTGCAAATTCACAGCGGTGAGGGATCTGGACAGGAAGGTGTTTCAGGCTGTCTCTGGGTCTGAGCAGAGACTGAGGAGGACCATGACTG
Proteins encoded in this window:
- the taf1c gene encoding TATA box-binding protein-associated factor RNA polymerase I subunit C; its protein translation is MDYQFPQQLFPSFYNCGPPDSALKHRAGSWGCYDRVRAQSHAGPLSSWTFTSRHQVKGETWRHTEPVTIPLLSPKKSVLWPSTPPNPLDFREHMQNFFMDHCQDAFGCTSELLGENFYFKHGRKAQYRKDSVHMWKVKKFLDIMNLKICQRTYSSETLDRYSALLSDAVHSVPPDLLGDLLHEELTEQRDRLLFSEGATGGALAFVPFSQSCSDSQHGCLIYPRNQGLDCLNFHRVELQNHRGGSSCVDTSSSSPFSFQLKGPVRQISSVSLLNQSCVAVRSDYLCGVWRLSETNEPCLLQAVNTKEVATCISVSPHVLGEVLVASESGAVNLWTVGRGMQKVREEDSNLYFNAKSAWRWCEFSAHPRVMLYADRTGVELTDIRGSPFVGHTLFRISNTSECRSGERLILSKYLGDAHCFHHLVTTQYSAYIMDERFPGVPMLKWDHYMQSPPMFCHLIPGSASSESAVGGAVTTKVLLGSHSSQEITLLQYSGGRVEASSSHGPPQSLLRPRDSLKHLPVQIPHRCEFATNRLSSPAAGLTCIQMKGGKEAGAEERLCIIQLTEAGDIFYQILEPEQPDMSSPPAAEDKPLSNKLPQQPLKEAATPGRKTAAGSKLVVSETSSDEDVIEPTQAAIVNMFVNETPERKQQESSDSSSEDSVSGGRRNRKLMRLKLQGVVNDEPEPDQRNGFDKEAEEGNIGENNLEKPESITETVSSSSLSGDGQTRVKLSDNALAKWKHWLMKLVQKNREKKPRSHCRQHLTVPVEGLLQPPDNRERDSAEEERIQSLRRDLRACMSRRSLLVHSAVSDSITAPDIKPVPDPVDTDTYMDQLSQRLTLSWQGEEAWRAWWEDNLGLNREKKVADLRRKRRTEKAARRASGQRMDLSGSFASSMSYQAELSDFSDSQGWAYATSQEALSEPESIYAQSEGIEESGTPKATTPSIMQNDGPDPGTPQSFRDKPDEQQTPRSSLTQPQTPRLNSTWQTDDPVPATPQSVREKPDEQQTPRSSLALTQPQTPRLNSISQTDGPVPATPQSVREKPDEQRTPRSSRILTVNQPQKSRLNSTPTSQRKNKRPAEDVLKSLFAPQIEPSQHDSFYLDEGSSLHPAPPPVASSSFQLHGSQFLSQQSFRANLSQDSSAWSQSRTFSQSSQGRLGPSQASQPKKKKSRMGF
- the ccng2 gene encoding cyclin-G2, whose amino-acid sequence is MDAYKLMKDLRLNYEQEVHYLPKEAGLSLIESTTQDDSRISAKCRDAKVEDLWSLTSFFGYSTQTFVLAVNLLDRFLAMMRIQPKHLSCVSLSCLQMAAKVTEEECNVTPSDELIRIGQCRFTVSDLSRMEKIVSEKLNFKSKAITALTFLHLYHQITLSHCTERKETLNLEKLEAQLKACLCRISFSKAKPSVLALSLLRQETEAGQSEDMLEIAYHIQRHLKIADSELLLWSERVARCLLDYASPECSKPNHKKLQWIVSRRTAQNLHSYRSVPELPTIPEGCWDESESEDSCEDVMSSGEESLSSSPGSDTEGPYFPLYLRRQKHRQHLHA